Proteins encoded together in one Telopea speciosissima isolate NSW1024214 ecotype Mountain lineage chromosome 4, Tspe_v1, whole genome shotgun sequence window:
- the LOC122659299 gene encoding probable amidase At4g34880, which translates to MSPALLLILVVSCSLGVNNVRGYNFSPADATVAELQQALKQNTITSRQLVEYYLSQILELNSRVRGIIEVNPDVFTLADQADSVRKSGVPLSGLHGIPILLKDNISTKDKLNTTAGSFALLGSVIPRDAGVAAKLRAAGAIILGKAALSEWAYYRSSTAPNGWSGRGGQVLNPYVMSADPCGSSTGSAVSVATNMAAISLGTETDGSIICPSAYNSVVGIKPTLGLTSRAGVVPISPRQDTVGPICRTVSDAVYVLDAIVGYDPYDNATVAASKFIPPGGYIQFLNPSGLKGKRLGIVRSPFFDFPNGSFIAQSFEKHFQILSQNGAILVDNLQIANISVIQNGVSEGIALATEFKIALSSYLSGLIASPIRTLANAISFNLNYSTLEMIPQYGQDVFLQAENTTGTGDPAYQAALANMQSLTANGVVKLMTEYNLDALITPNATVTSVLAIGGFPGISVPAGYGLDGSPFGICFSGLQGYEPRLIEIAYAFEQYTKIRKPPSYLV; encoded by the exons ATGTCACCGGCTCTACTACTCATTCTGGTTGTCTCCTGTTCTTTGGGCGTCAATAATGTGAGAGGCTACAATTTCTCTCCAGCAGATGCAACAGTGGCAGAGCTGCAACAGGCCTTAAAGCAGAACACTATAACGTCGAGACAACTAGTTGAGTACTATCTATCACAgattcttgagctcaattctcGTGTCCGAGGCATAATAGAGGTGAACCCTGATGTGTTCACCCTTGCCGACCAAGCCGATTCGGTGCGGAAATCCGGTGTTCCCTTGTCTGGGTTGCATGGCATACCAATACTCCTCAAAGACAACATTTCCACCAAGGATAAGCTCAACACCACCGCCGGATCATTTGCTCTGTTAGGTTCTGTTATTCCTCGTGATGCTGGCGTGGCGGCAAAGCTCAGAGCTGCCGGTGCCATTATTTTGGGGAAGGCTGCACTTAGCGAATGGGCTTATTACCGGTCATCCACTGCACCTAATGGTTGGAGCGGTCGAGGTGGTCAGGTTCTG AATCCTTATGTAATGTCGGCAGATCCATGTGGGTCTAGTACTGGATCCGCGGTATCAGTAGCAACGAATATGGCAGCAATATCACTAGGGACAGAGACAGACGGTTCAATCATCTGCCCTTCAGCTTACAATTCAGTGGTTGGAATCAAACCCACTCTCGGACTCACCAGCCGAGCTGGGGTTGTCCCCATTAGTCCAAGACAAGACACAGTCGG GCCAATTTGTCGCACAGTGTCGGATGCAGTCTATGTGCTAGATGCAATTGTTGGATATGACCCTTATGACAACGCGACTGTAGCAGCTTCAAAGTTCATTCCTCCGGGTGGCTACATCCAATTCTTGAACCCAAGCGGACTTAAAGGGAAGAGACTAGGAATAGTGAGGAGTCCATTCTTTGACTTTCCCAACGGATCCTTCATTGCCCAATCTTTCGAGAAGCATTTCCAAATCTTAAG CCAAAATGGTGCAATTTTGGTGGACAATTTGCAAATAGCAAACATCAGCGTAATACAAAACGGTGTAAGTGAAGGTATTGCATTGGCGACGGAGTTCAAGATAGCCTTGAGTTCTTATCTATCAGGGTTGATTGCGTCTCCCATCAGAACATTGGCAAATGCGATATCTTTCAACCTGAATTACTCTACCTTG GAAATGATCCCACAATATGGACAAGACGTGTTTTTACAGGCTGAGAACACCACAGGAACTGGGGATCCAGCATATCAAGCAGCATTAGCGAATATGCAGAGTTTGACAGCAAATGGGGTTGTGAAGTTGATGACAGAGTATAACTTGGATGCATTGATAACTCCCAACGCCACCGTTACTTCTGTACTAGCGATTGGGGGCTTTCCGGGAATAAGTGTTCCGGCTGGTTATGGACTAGATGGTTCACCCTTTGGAATCTGTTTTAGTGGGTTGCAGGGTTATGAGCCAAGGTTGATTGAGATTGCTTATGCTTTTGAGCAATATACAAAGATTAGAAAGCCTCCATCGTACCTAGTCTGA